One Dialister invisus DSM 15470 genomic region harbors:
- a CDS encoding tRNA(Met) cytidine acetate ligase — translation MYIGITAEWNPFHSGHAHMLRSLKNLFPDAPIISAMSGSFVQRGEPAIFDKWTRAKWALMFGVDAVIELPVLCVLQSADKFAASSVSLLHNMGCTHIAFGAESLNSDTLYNAAQWSLQPDFNLYFHQFLGKGLSYASAVTKSMEIRYPEISRELTRPNNLLGFLYVQAALKQNLPLSFIVIERNTHYPASATTARKHFIAGESYPLLPEQIQTEIHTLMNTGHILSYARYEDACLLLGRLTKKESLRDSRLFSEGLENKWYKEIQQASLPDVFEAIKSKRYLYSRLKRIAASLLLSSELVPSPFSHSSFPKYARLLALRNTKSFILNKSNLPVITGAAKALRTFQEEKALESFNIDLRATDIQSYCMKNKSYRTGRLDFYHSPVIR, via the coding sequence ATGTATATTGGAATTACTGCTGAATGGAACCCTTTCCACAGCGGCCATGCCCATATGCTCCGGAGCCTTAAAAATTTATTTCCGGACGCTCCTATAATTTCCGCGATGAGCGGTTCTTTTGTACAGCGTGGAGAACCTGCTATTTTTGATAAATGGACACGTGCAAAATGGGCTCTTATGTTTGGTGTGGATGCCGTAATCGAACTTCCTGTACTTTGTGTATTGCAAAGCGCCGACAAATTTGCTGCCTCATCGGTTTCACTGCTTCACAATATGGGGTGTACCCATATTGCTTTTGGCGCTGAATCCTTAAATTCGGATACACTTTATAACGCTGCGCAATGGTCCCTGCAGCCCGATTTCAATCTATATTTTCACCAATTTTTAGGAAAGGGACTTTCTTACGCCTCTGCTGTCACCAAATCCATGGAAATCCGATATCCTGAAATCTCACGAGAATTAACACGCCCCAATAATTTGCTTGGATTCCTTTATGTACAGGCCGCATTAAAGCAAAACCTGCCTTTATCATTTATCGTCATAGAAAGAAATACGCATTATCCCGCCTCTGCCACAACTGCCAGAAAGCATTTTATAGCAGGCGAGTCTTATCCTCTGCTTCCTGAACAAATACAAACTGAAATCCATACCCTTATGAACACAGGGCATATTCTCTCTTACGCCCGTTACGAAGACGCATGTCTATTATTAGGGCGGCTAACAAAAAAAGAGTCACTGAGAGACTCCCGGCTCTTTTCTGAAGGGTTAGAAAATAAATGGTACAAAGAAATCCAGCAGGCGTCTCTTCCGGATGTATTTGAGGCAATAAAAAGCAAGCGCTACCTTTATAGCCGTCTTAAACGAATTGCAGCATCGCTTTTACTTTCATCAGAACTGGTACCTTCTCCCTTTTCTCATTCCTCTTTCCCCAAATATGCCAGGCTCCTTGCTTTGAGAAACACAAAAAGTTTTATCCTCAACAAATCAAATCTCCCTGTAATCACAGGCGCAGCAAAAGCTCTGCGTACTTTTCAAGAAGAAAAGGCCTTAGAGTCTTTTAACATCGATTTGCGGGCAACCGATATCCAATCCTATTGCATGAAAAATAAATCATACAGAACTGGCAGATTGGATTTCTATCATTCACCTGTTATAAGGTAA
- a CDS encoding DUF4321 domain-containing protein codes for MRFGGHGLFSLLLFLVCGALIGGIIGQVLSQVSLSGMIPYLTKTYEIFDFKDIYLNLAVIDVHFGIRFAPNLISIFGILLAAWVYKRF; via the coding sequence ATGCGTTTCGGTGGACACGGATTATTTTCTTTGTTACTCTTTTTGGTATGCGGAGCTTTGATTGGTGGGATTATTGGGCAAGTGCTCAGCCAGGTCAGCTTATCCGGAATGATACCGTATTTGACGAAAACATATGAGATTTTTGATTTTAAGGATATTTATTTGAATTTAGCGGTCATAGATGTTCATTTTGGTATCCGATTTGCGCCCAATTTAATTAGTATTTTCGGGATACTTTTGGCAGCTTGGGTATATAAAAGATTTTAA
- the radC gene encoding RadC family protein — translation MMIKEMRSEDKPRERFAKAPDTASMVDLVAILLRTGRHGCSVMDMAQEVVEQIRLSTDVNGFDNLDWRDLISVKGVGQDKAITVCAAVELGRRLAQFHNKKQLENFSFPEAVASYFMEKLRHEDQEHFIVCFLNTKNRLLGYKEICVGSLDAAPVDIKEAMRWALRFKAHGMILVHNHPSGYPEPSDADINLTRQFRRATSFFDIRLLDHVIIGDGEFASLNKNGLV, via the coding sequence ATGATGATTAAAGAAATGCGGAGCGAAGATAAACCGCGCGAAAGATTTGCCAAGGCTCCCGATACGGCTAGCATGGTAGATTTGGTTGCTATCCTGTTGCGAACCGGTCGCCATGGGTGTTCTGTTATGGATATGGCGCAGGAAGTGGTAGAGCAAATTCGGTTGTCCACGGATGTCAATGGATTTGATAATTTGGATTGGCGGGATTTAATCTCTGTGAAGGGTGTTGGACAAGATAAAGCGATTACCGTATGTGCAGCAGTAGAGTTAGGGCGAAGGCTGGCGCAGTTTCATAATAAGAAACAGTTGGAGAATTTTAGTTTCCCCGAAGCAGTGGCATCATATTTTATGGAAAAATTAAGACATGAAGATCAGGAACATTTCATTGTCTGCTTTTTAAATACCAAGAACAGATTGCTTGGATATAAAGAAATTTGTGTGGGAAGTTTGGATGCTGCGCCTGTGGATATAAAGGAGGCTATGAGATGGGCTCTTCGCTTTAAGGCCCACGGTATGATACTCGTACATAATCATCCGTCAGGATATCCGGAACCTTCAGATGCGGATATTAATTTAACGAGACAATTTAGAAGGGCTACTTCGTTTTTTGATATACGGTTATTAGATCATGTTATAATCGGTGATGGAGAATTTGCCAGTTTAAACAAAAATGGACTGGTATAG
- a CDS encoding MotA/TolQ/ExbB proton channel family protein: MNWEDVMYFLHLFHAGGFMMYPLLLCSIIVVAIFFERYRYYSSHRSDTERLSAVMTDSLDRGDIEGLKDALKADGGIPAGVLLSAVNVYGTKAHQATIIEGAAAHAAGLLKNYLNYLDVIVTLSPLMGLLGTVIGMIGSFDVLSTADGQPFAITGGVAEALVCTATGLFVAIIALIAYTYLSQQVSHYISSIEKLSSVYLAIAEGKEK, from the coding sequence GTGAATTGGGAGGATGTTATGTATTTTTTGCACTTATTTCATGCTGGCGGATTTATGATGTACCCGCTTTTACTTTGTTCGATTATAGTTGTGGCGATTTTTTTTGAAAGATATAGATACTATTCTTCCCATCGTTCTGATACAGAAAGGTTGTCAGCGGTGATGACTGACAGCTTGGACCGGGGAGATATAGAAGGATTAAAAGACGCTTTAAAAGCTGATGGTGGAATTCCGGCCGGGGTCCTTCTATCTGCAGTCAATGTATATGGAACTAAAGCACATCAGGCGACAATTATTGAAGGCGCTGCAGCACATGCGGCAGGTCTTTTGAAAAATTACCTGAATTATCTGGATGTTATTGTGACACTTTCCCCTTTAATGGGATTGCTTGGCACTGTTATCGGAATGATAGGTTCCTTTGATGTCTTGTCCACTGCGGATGGTCAGCCTTTTGCTATTACCGGTGGTGTTGCGGAAGCATTGGTGTGTACGGCAACGGGTTTATTCGTTGCCATTATAGCGTTAATTGCTTATACTTACTTATCCCAGCAAGTTAGCCACTATATTTCTTCTATAGAAAAATTATCTTCTGTTTATCTTGCAATAGCGGAAGGTAAAGAAAAATGA
- a CDS encoding ExbD/TolR family protein — translation MRLQQLDVDKKPKIMIIPMIDIIFFLLVFFMMSMLTMVVQKSISLNLPQTVTSKLDIEKALPVAVTSDGQIYVEQEKIPRETFRRRMEIEKNRNPNLSIVLRADTKSEHGDFVFVLDQLKSVGISKIGIATEAKSQSKE, via the coding sequence ATGAGATTACAACAACTGGATGTAGATAAAAAGCCTAAAATAATGATTATCCCCATGATTGATATCATATTTTTCTTACTTGTTTTCTTTATGATGAGTATGTTAACCATGGTGGTGCAAAAATCAATTAGTTTAAATTTACCGCAAACGGTGACTTCGAAATTGGATATAGAAAAGGCCTTACCGGTAGCGGTTACTTCAGATGGGCAGATTTACGTAGAGCAGGAAAAGATTCCCCGTGAAACGTTCCGCAGAAGAATGGAAATTGAAAAAAATAGAAATCCGAATTTGAGTATTGTTCTTCGGGCGGATACGAAATCAGAACATGGGGATTTCGTATTTGTTCTGGATCAATTGAAATCGGTGGGAATTAGTAAGATTGGTATTGCAACGGAAGCAAAATCACAGAGTAAGGAATAA
- a CDS encoding energy transducer TonB, with amino-acid sequence MFTSKYRWMAAFGTSIACHVVVFVVIGVVVALFPSAPVDKGPIEVDLVSLSGGGGGGGGSPDADNGPAIAPPSAEPTEVAPPPPALAEDMPEDAMNDVHEIADSVTESKEAATKDNMGKQVSGEGESSGNRGFGSGTGSGGGHGSGHGTGTGSGTGSGSGTGSGGGNGSGAGTGNGDGNDGITMGPQILSAPSPSYPESARASNVEGTTVVGLIISVNGNVTSAWVESSSGNSILDQTAVNAVYGWQFVPAKQNGVAVEAQSRVPVSFTLK; translated from the coding sequence ATGTTTACATCTAAATACAGATGGATGGCTGCCTTTGGAACATCTATTGCTTGTCACGTTGTAGTGTTTGTTGTGATTGGGGTGGTTGTGGCACTATTTCCTTCTGCTCCCGTTGATAAAGGACCTATTGAGGTAGATTTGGTTTCATTATCTGGCGGCGGCGGTGGCGGCGGCGGAAGTCCTGATGCAGATAATGGCCCTGCCATAGCGCCACCTTCAGCCGAACCGACAGAAGTTGCACCGCCTCCTCCGGCTCTGGCAGAAGATATGCCGGAAGATGCCATGAATGATGTTCATGAAATTGCTGATTCAGTAACAGAATCTAAAGAGGCTGCAACAAAAGACAATATGGGGAAGCAGGTTTCCGGAGAAGGGGAATCTTCAGGAAATCGTGGGTTTGGCAGCGGTACGGGTTCCGGAGGCGGTCATGGATCTGGACATGGCACCGGAACGGGGTCAGGTACGGGTTCCGGCAGCGGTACAGGTTCCGGTGGTGGAAATGGTTCAGGAGCAGGAACCGGTAATGGTGATGGAAATGATGGCATCACCATGGGTCCGCAAATATTAAGCGCACCATCTCCTTCTTATCCTGAGTCGGCTCGTGCGTCAAATGTAGAGGGAACGACGGTGGTCGGTCTTATCATCAGCGTTAATGGTAATGTGACAAGTGCCTGGGTTGAATCATCATCAGGAAACAGCATACTTGATCAAACTGCGGTGAATGCCGTTTACGGATGGCAATTTGTTCCTGCAAAGCAAAATGGAGTAGCTGTTGAAGCGCAATCACGAGTCCCAGTATCATTTACACTAAAGTGA
- the cobI gene encoding precorrin-2 C(20)-methyltransferase — protein MSKGKLYGIGVGPGDSKLLTVKAVETIRNADMIITPKTEKKEDSVAYHIATPYISKKAEILPLVFQMVTDMEVVSKQWEENRRIIEEKLDEGKNLVFLTLGDPMLYSTYMYIFRALKRTEYTVETIPGIPAFLGIASYIGMPVTEWEENVLIIPATADPEKIDRALSAADNAVIMKVYKKFAFIQEELRKHHMIKNAVMVSRAGLPDEIIERDLDSLPSDYRPNYLSTIIAKRGN, from the coding sequence ATGTCAAAGGGGAAGTTATATGGAATCGGTGTGGGACCGGGAGATTCCAAACTTTTAACTGTAAAAGCGGTAGAAACGATTCGAAATGCGGATATGATTATTACACCAAAAACAGAAAAAAAAGAAGACTCTGTTGCCTATCATATTGCAACTCCCTATATTTCAAAAAAAGCGGAAATCTTACCTCTTGTGTTTCAAATGGTAACTGATATGGAAGTTGTATCGAAACAGTGGGAAGAAAATAGAAGAATTATTGAAGAAAAGTTAGATGAAGGAAAAAATCTGGTTTTTCTTACTTTAGGTGATCCGATGCTGTATAGTACATATATGTATATTTTCCGGGCATTAAAAAGAACAGAATATACTGTGGAAACGATTCCGGGGATTCCTGCTTTTTTAGGAATTGCTTCTTATATCGGAATGCCGGTGACCGAATGGGAAGAAAACGTACTGATCATTCCTGCAACTGCAGATCCTGAAAAAATTGACAGAGCACTTTCCGCTGCTGACAATGCGGTAATTATGAAGGTGTATAAGAAGTTTGCATTTATCCAGGAAGAACTGCGTAAGCATCACATGATAAAGAATGCGGTCATGGTATCACGCGCGGGTTTGCCTGATGAAATAATAGAGCGGGATCTGGATAGTTTGCCTTCAGATTATCGACCGAATTATTTAAGTACAATTATTGCCAAACGAGGGAACTGA
- a CDS encoding cobyrinate a,c-diamide synthase: protein MTEFIRPRIIVAGTNSGVGKTTIVTGLLSYFNREGYRVQPFKVGPDYIDPGFHAEAAGHSSYNLDTWMTPPDKLNETFIALSKNADISIIEGVMGLYDGGEDGISSTAAIAKQLNAPVILVLDCKSVGYSIAATALGFREYDKGVNIVGVILNRLGSDRHEAMVREVMGKIHMPVFGAFHRDDALKTPERHLGLTPVTEVETRVLIKHMGEAVSRWVDTDAFLKAAQQAPSMFVDVRNDFSAKKRVCIAVAKDEAFSFYYPTSLEYLEKNGAKIIEFSPLRDKTVPEADGLIFGGGFPEMFLQQLMGNISMKESIRRCAERGMPIYAECGGLMYLCKAIQGFNGECYEMAGIVPAVCKMQKSLQRIGYVKGETLLSSIIADAGDTLKGHEFHFSTLEYGEGFPWAYNLQGSRQKEGHLEGYSNKNILASYLHLSFDGNPKAGEKLIESCERYHCSKEGK, encoded by the coding sequence ATGACGGAGTTTATACGACCTCGGATTATCGTTGCAGGTACGAACAGCGGTGTCGGGAAGACAACGATAGTGACCGGCCTTTTATCATATTTTAATAGAGAGGGGTACAGAGTCCAGCCCTTTAAAGTGGGGCCTGACTATATAGATCCCGGGTTTCATGCGGAAGCGGCAGGACATAGCTCTTATAACCTGGATACATGGATGACACCTCCAGATAAGTTAAATGAGACCTTTATTGCTTTATCTAAAAATGCAGATATATCAATTATAGAAGGGGTTATGGGTCTCTATGATGGAGGGGAGGATGGAATCAGCAGTACTGCCGCCATTGCAAAACAGTTAAATGCGCCGGTCATATTGGTATTGGATTGTAAATCCGTTGGGTACAGTATCGCGGCTACAGCGTTAGGCTTCCGTGAATATGATAAGGGAGTAAATATCGTCGGGGTCATATTGAATCGCCTTGGTTCCGACCGCCATGAGGCGATGGTTCGAGAAGTTATGGGAAAAATTCATATGCCTGTATTTGGCGCGTTCCATCGGGATGATGCATTAAAAACGCCGGAACGCCATTTGGGACTGACACCTGTTACGGAAGTAGAAACACGAGTGTTAATTAAGCATATGGGGGAGGCTGTCAGTAGATGGGTAGATACGGATGCCTTCCTGAAAGCAGCGCAGCAGGCACCTTCTATGTTTGTAGACGTACGGAATGATTTTTCAGCTAAGAAACGGGTTTGTATTGCCGTGGCGAAAGATGAAGCGTTTTCTTTTTATTATCCGACAAGCTTAGAATATCTTGAAAAAAATGGAGCAAAAATTATTGAATTTAGTCCTCTTCGGGATAAAACTGTACCGGAAGCGGATGGCCTAATCTTTGGCGGCGGCTTTCCGGAGATGTTTCTGCAGCAATTAATGGGGAACATTTCCATGAAGGAGTCTATACGCCGGTGTGCTGAAAGAGGAATGCCGATTTATGCGGAATGCGGCGGATTGATGTATCTTTGCAAGGCTATACAGGGATTTAATGGAGAATGTTATGAAATGGCGGGAATTGTGCCGGCTGTTTGTAAAATGCAGAAGAGTCTTCAGCGCATTGGCTATGTGAAAGGGGAAACGCTTTTATCTAGTATTATTGCTGATGCGGGTGATACTCTGAAAGGGCATGAATTTCATTTTTCTACTTTAGAATACGGCGAAGGGTTTCCCTGGGCATATAATCTTCAGGGATCCCGACAAAAAGAGGGGCATTTGGAAGGATATAGCAATAAAAACATATTGGCATCATATCTGCACCTTTCTTTTGATGGGAATCCCAAAGCTGGAGAAAAGTTAATTGAATCCTGCGAGCGTTATCATTGTAGCAAGGAGGGAAAATGA
- the cobO gene encoding cob(I)yrinic acid a,c-diamide adenosyltransferase, producing MTEQKGLILINTGTGKGKTTAALGTAIRAWGNGQKVLILQFIKGAWKYGELKAIEALEACNGNIEIRPMGDGFVFHNRKEDEAAYQNKKELAARAWETVVDEVMSDRWDLVVLDEVNYAIHFEMLEPEKLLKLIKERPPRLNMILTGRYARPEIIEAADTVTEMTLIKHAFQNGIHARKGIEF from the coding sequence ATGACAGAACAAAAGGGCTTGATCCTTATTAATACAGGAACGGGTAAAGGGAAAACCACAGCGGCGTTAGGTACTGCAATCCGTGCTTGGGGTAATGGACAAAAAGTTCTTATTTTACAATTTATTAAAGGTGCATGGAAATATGGTGAACTTAAAGCAATTGAAGCATTGGAAGCATGTAATGGAAATATAGAGATTCGACCTATGGGTGATGGCTTTGTGTTTCACAATCGCAAAGAGGATGAAGCTGCTTATCAGAATAAAAAAGAGTTGGCAGCCAGGGCTTGGGAAACTGTTGTTGATGAAGTAATGAGTGATAGGTGGGATTTGGTTGTTTTAGATGAGGTTAATTATGCGATTCATTTTGAGATGCTTGAACCGGAAAAACTTTTAAAACTTATTAAAGAACGGCCTCCGCGGTTAAATATGATTTTAACCGGGCGCTATGCCAGGCCGGAGATTATTGAAGCTGCTGATACGGTAACCGAAATGACTTTAATTAAACATGCTTTTCAAAATGGGATACATGCACGCAAAGGTATAGAATTTTAA